One Vicinamibacterales bacterium genomic region harbors:
- a CDS encoding ABC transporter permease translates to MRDLPRQLVALASRLVPHTRRREFRAEWEAELAIDPSARRAFGAVPDAWFLFRQQWSLAMISQDLRYALRLLVRRPVYAITIVLTLAIGIGATTAMFSVIQTVLLRPLPFRDPSRLVMVWENDRLNRRPRYPVAPANFDDWRTQAHGFERMAAWRASQGPVDVGGESFYTTTAVVTTNFFDTLGTPPMLGRGFARGDEPPAQRVLVISHAAWMTHFGGDRNVIDRVVHVGDSPYRIVGVMPPDFAFPDRSVDVWRPLAERPELMSNRSLHMLSVVARLDGATTFERARQNLETVAAGAQRAYPATNDQRGTTMVGLQDAIVGDVRPPLVYLGAAVVLVLLICCVNTANLMLAQAAARRREIAVRAALGAGRAHIVRQLLAEGLLLAMAGGTLGLSIAWLGTGAIARLAVDYVPRISRVGVDLPVLVFAGALSIVTGLLFTLLPALRASHTDVQQDLRAGARGATAHGRRLRSALVVAELTAAVVLVAGGMLLFESFRRVLQVDPGFAVGHVVSIDPRLPQARYQTAASLAQFYADLTTRVTALPGVEAAGAINNVPLTGDGWTSWLTIENRPVAGEPPEVGYRQATPGYLSVMRIPLLKGRWISATDSSTAQPIVVVNKALADRFFADGNAVGARIRLGPNPKAAWRTIVGIIGNVRHSGPEQEALPEAYNALAQDTTESSFLVRGDLDRGALVSAIRAAVTAVDPTVAVDHVQWLDTLMDDHLAPRRLAMALVEGFAGVALALALLGIYGVVSYAVTQRVPEIGVRIALGAAPGEILRMVLRDGLRLALPGLAAGTAIAIVVARLARSALFGVSPADPFSYATVLGVVLAVAMLASYVPARRAARVDPLRAIRVE, encoded by the coding sequence ATGCGTGATCTGCCGCGCCAGCTCGTCGCGCTCGCGTCGCGCCTCGTCCCTCACACCCGTCGCCGCGAGTTCCGCGCCGAGTGGGAGGCCGAACTGGCGATCGACCCGTCTGCCCGCCGCGCCTTTGGCGCCGTCCCCGACGCCTGGTTTCTCTTCCGTCAACAGTGGAGTCTCGCCATGATCAGCCAGGATCTCCGCTACGCGCTGCGGCTGTTGGTTCGCCGCCCGGTCTACGCCATCACCATCGTGCTGACGCTCGCCATCGGCATTGGTGCGACCACGGCGATGTTCAGCGTCATCCAGACCGTGCTGCTGCGGCCGCTGCCGTTTCGCGATCCGTCGCGGCTGGTGATGGTCTGGGAAAACGATCGCCTCAATCGACGGCCGCGTTACCCGGTTGCCCCGGCCAACTTCGACGACTGGCGGACCCAGGCGCACGGCTTCGAACGGATGGCAGCCTGGCGCGCGTCGCAAGGGCCGGTGGACGTGGGCGGCGAGTCGTTCTATACGACGACAGCCGTGGTGACGACGAATTTCTTCGACACGCTCGGCACGCCGCCGATGCTGGGACGCGGGTTTGCGCGCGGCGACGAGCCGCCAGCCCAACGGGTGCTCGTGATCAGCCATGCGGCCTGGATGACGCACTTCGGCGGCGATCGCAACGTGATCGATCGCGTCGTGCATGTCGGCGACAGCCCGTACCGCATCGTCGGCGTCATGCCTCCGGACTTCGCGTTCCCGGACCGCTCTGTCGACGTGTGGCGGCCGTTGGCCGAGCGACCGGAGCTGATGAGCAATCGCTCGCTGCACATGCTGTCGGTCGTGGCCCGCCTCGACGGCGCGACGACGTTCGAGCGGGCGCGCCAGAATCTCGAGACGGTCGCCGCCGGCGCGCAACGAGCGTATCCCGCCACCAACGACCAGAGGGGCACGACGATGGTCGGCCTGCAGGACGCGATCGTCGGGGACGTCCGGCCGCCGCTCGTCTATCTGGGCGCGGCGGTCGTGCTCGTGCTGCTCATCTGCTGCGTCAACACCGCGAACCTGATGCTGGCGCAAGCCGCGGCGCGGCGGCGCGAGATCGCCGTGCGTGCGGCGCTCGGCGCCGGCCGCGCGCACATCGTGCGGCAGCTGCTGGCGGAAGGCCTCCTGCTGGCGATGGCCGGCGGCACTCTCGGGCTGTCGATCGCGTGGCTGGGCACGGGCGCGATCGCCAGGCTGGCCGTCGACTACGTGCCTCGCATCTCGCGCGTCGGCGTCGATCTGCCCGTGCTCGTATTTGCGGGGGCCCTGTCGATCGTCACCGGACTGCTCTTCACGCTGCTGCCGGCACTTCGGGCGTCGCACACCGACGTGCAGCAGGACCTCCGCGCCGGCGCCCGCGGCGCGACGGCGCACGGACGCCGCCTGCGGAGCGCCCTGGTCGTCGCCGAGCTGACGGCAGCCGTCGTGCTCGTGGCCGGCGGCATGCTGCTCTTCGAAAGCTTCCGCCGCGTGCTGCAGGTCGACCCGGGCTTCGCGGTCGGCCATGTCGTAAGCATCGATCCCAGGCTGCCGCAGGCGCGCTACCAGACCGCCGCGTCGCTGGCGCAGTTCTACGCGGACCTCACGACGCGCGTGACGGCGCTGCCCGGCGTGGAGGCGGCTGGTGCGATCAACAACGTACCCCTGACGGGCGACGGATGGACGTCGTGGCTCACGATCGAGAATCGACCGGTCGCCGGCGAGCCGCCCGAGGTCGGCTACCGGCAGGCGACTCCCGGCTATCTGTCGGTCATGCGCATTCCGCTCCTCAAGGGACGCTGGATTTCAGCGACCGACAGCAGCACGGCGCAGCCGATTGTCGTCGTCAACAAAGCGCTGGCAGATAGGTTCTTCGCGGACGGAAACGCCGTCGGCGCGCGGATCCGGCTCGGGCCGAACCCGAAGGCGGCGTGGCGGACGATCGTCGGGATCATCGGCAACGTCCGCCACAGTGGACCCGAACAGGAAGCGCTGCCGGAGGCCTACAACGCCTTGGCGCAGGACACGACGGAGTCGTCGTTCCTCGTCCGCGGCGATCTCGATCGCGGCGCCCTGGTGTCGGCGATCCGCGCGGCGGTGACCGCCGTCGATCCGACTGTCGCGGTGGACCATGTCCAGTGGCTCGACACATTGATGGACGACCATCTTGCGCCGCGCCGACTGGCGATGGCGCTCGTCGAAGGCTTCGCCGGAGTGGCGCTGGCGCTCGCGCTCCTTGGCATCTACGGGGTCGTCAGCTATGCCGTCACGCAGCGCGTGCCCGAGATCGGCGTGCGCATCGCCCTCGGCGCAGCGCCGGGCGAGATTCTGCGGATGGTCTTACGCGACGGGCTGCGCCTGGCGCTGCCCGGGCTGGCCGCCGGCACCGCCATCGCGATCGTGGTCGCGCGCCTGGCGCGCAGCGCGCTGTTCGGAGTATCGCCGGCGGATCCGTTCTCGTACGCGACGGTCCTCGGCGTCGTGCTTGCCGTGGCGATGCTGGCGAGCTACGTCCCGGCGCGCCGCGCTGCCCGTGTCGATCCGCTGAGGGCGATTCGCGTGGAGTAG
- a CDS encoding helix-turn-helix transcriptional regulator, with protein MRYITFPTTLVLQAIADGGRYGFDIADRTGLQTGTVYPALRRLELLGFVRSSWESEKIARREQRPARRYYEITRAGSEGLSTALKRFENLGRLNSRTRHA; from the coding sequence ATGCGCTACATCACGTTCCCGACCACGCTCGTCCTCCAGGCCATCGCCGACGGCGGCCGCTACGGCTTCGACATCGCCGATCGCACGGGCCTCCAGACCGGCACGGTTTACCCGGCGCTCCGACGCCTCGAGCTGCTCGGGTTCGTCCGATCGAGCTGGGAGAGCGAGAAGATCGCCCGCCGCGAGCAGCGGCCGGCGCGCCGTTACTACGAGATCACCAGGGCTGGCAGCGAGGGGCTGAGCACCGCTCTCAAACGCTTCGAAAACCTCGGTCGTCTCAACTCCCGGACCCGCCATGCGTGA